A genomic region of Streptosporangium lutulentum contains the following coding sequences:
- a CDS encoding PfkB family carbohydrate kinase: protein MHPTGTAGTRRVLVIGNLTIDDIVRSDGTVRMASPGGNAVYAVLAARLWNPETGIVARRGDDLPPAIMDTLGRLEVDTSGVRTVDGPTVRNWVVYEEDGRRHWLYRTPSERSKQVAVRPGDIPESLLLGDPAPVVHVAAMPLPAAAELVEHIRAHAPGALITLDTHEDWADPDAVVELATRTDVFVPSREELAALAGYDDPVRAAAELRRRGVRAVVVKLGAEGALIDAEGLPEVERVGAYPADAVDTTGAGDTFCGAMAAALGAGLSLPEAVRRGAATAAWAVEEFGSLALARLDPETARQRFADLTAGAARIGEPSATPYDIDVMRREIAMIPDVIARHLADPDGQVQRIARILTGRGVEHLFMVGCGDSYFAGLATALAFQRHTGISASAVHALDFARYQVRYLPERSAVVCVSFSGKVGRTTEAAMQARRFGHLTVALTNNRGGALAEAAELVLPIDVPTLGFSPGTSTYLSMVATLDDLALRWAEARGRGVRAARAALRAVPELAERTLADNAGPADKAARSLAGHGWITFLGAGPNESSAKFGAAKLFEGPQVVGVSTNIEEWAHEEYFVSSAGTPVVLVAPSGASADRAGEILSELDFIGAHPIVISDVAPELPALHLPLAARVPEEFSPLLAALPLSLIGFHLAEVLGKKSYNFPSEAAKTEHYDTIHRIVIGEPA, encoded by the coding sequence ATGCATCCGACCGGTACGGCGGGCACTCGGCGAGTGCTGGTCATCGGCAACCTCACCATCGACGACATCGTCCGGTCCGACGGTACGGTGCGGATGGCCAGCCCCGGCGGCAACGCGGTCTACGCGGTGCTCGCGGCGCGGCTGTGGAATCCGGAGACGGGGATCGTCGCCAGGCGTGGCGACGATCTCCCACCCGCGATCATGGACACCCTCGGCCGCCTGGAGGTGGACACCTCCGGGGTGCGGACCGTCGACGGTCCCACGGTCCGCAACTGGGTGGTCTACGAGGAGGACGGGCGGAGACACTGGCTCTACCGCACCCCTTCGGAACGTTCCAAGCAGGTGGCGGTACGGCCCGGCGACATCCCGGAGAGCCTGCTGCTCGGCGACCCGGCCCCGGTGGTGCACGTCGCGGCCATGCCGCTGCCCGCGGCGGCCGAGCTCGTCGAGCACATCAGGGCGCACGCCCCGGGCGCGCTGATCACGCTGGACACCCACGAGGACTGGGCCGACCCCGACGCCGTCGTGGAGCTGGCGACGCGGACCGACGTGTTCGTCCCCAGCAGGGAGGAGCTGGCCGCTCTGGCCGGCTACGACGACCCGGTCCGGGCCGCGGCGGAGCTGCGGCGGCGGGGCGTCCGCGCCGTGGTGGTGAAGCTGGGAGCCGAGGGCGCCCTGATCGACGCCGAGGGTCTGCCCGAGGTCGAGCGCGTCGGCGCCTACCCGGCGGACGCGGTCGACACCACCGGCGCCGGCGACACCTTCTGCGGGGCGATGGCCGCCGCCCTGGGCGCGGGCCTGTCGCTGCCCGAGGCCGTTCGGCGCGGCGCGGCGACCGCGGCGTGGGCGGTGGAGGAGTTCGGCTCGCTGGCCCTGGCCCGGCTCGACCCGGAGACCGCCCGGCAGCGGTTCGCGGACCTGACGGCCGGTGCCGCGCGCATCGGCGAGCCGTCCGCGACGCCGTACGACATCGACGTCATGCGCCGGGAGATCGCCATGATCCCGGACGTGATCGCCCGGCACCTGGCCGACCCGGACGGACAGGTGCAGCGGATCGCCCGGATCCTGACCGGCCGCGGCGTCGAACACCTCTTCATGGTCGGCTGCGGCGACTCCTACTTCGCCGGCCTGGCCACGGCGCTGGCTTTCCAGCGGCACACCGGGATCTCCGCGAGCGCCGTGCACGCCCTCGACTTCGCCCGCTACCAGGTGCGTTACCTGCCGGAGCGGAGCGCGGTGGTGTGCGTGTCGTTCTCCGGCAAGGTCGGCCGCACCACCGAGGCGGCGATGCAGGCGCGCCGGTTCGGGCACCTGACCGTCGCGCTGACCAACAACCGGGGCGGCGCGCTGGCCGAGGCGGCCGAGCTCGTGCTGCCGATCGACGTGCCGACCCTGGGCTTCTCCCCCGGCACCAGCACCTATCTCAGCATGGTCGCCACCCTGGACGACCTCGCGCTGCGCTGGGCGGAGGCCCGGGGCCGCGGCGTCCGCGCCGCGCGCGCCGCGCTGCGGGCCGTACCGGAACTGGCCGAGCGGACCCTGGCGGACAACGCCGGACCGGCGGACAAGGCGGCGCGGTCGCTGGCCGGGCACGGCTGGATCACCTTCCTCGGGGCGGGGCCCAACGAGTCCTCCGCGAAGTTCGGGGCGGCCAAACTGTTCGAGGGCCCGCAGGTGGTCGGGGTGAGCACCAACATCGAGGAGTGGGCGCACGAGGAGTATTTCGTCAGCTCGGCCGGCACGCCGGTGGTCCTGGTGGCCCCCTCCGGGGCCAGCGCCGACCGGGCCGGGGAGATCCTCAGCGAGCTGGACTTCATCGGGGCCCACCCGATCGTCATCAGCGACGTCGCCCCGGAGCTGCCCGCGCTGCACCTGCCGCTGGCCGCCCGCGTGCCCGAGGAGTTCTCGCCCCTGCTCGCGGCGCTGCCGCTGAGCCTGATCGGTTTCCACCTCGCCGAGGTGCTGGGCAAGAAGAGCTACAACTTCCCCAGCGAGGCGGCGAAGACCGAGCACTACGACACGATCCACCGCATCGTGATTGGAGAGCCGGCATGA
- a CDS encoding hydantoinase/oxoprolinase family protein, whose translation MRSVRIGVDTGGTFTDVVSVDEQSGEITTTKTPSTPANPADGFMEGVRKVLRRASAETGAESGMEAVSAVVHGTTVATNQLLEDRIADLGFITTEGFEFILEIARQSVPDGYGNSYFWVKPPRIVPVHRIKTVGGRLDHTGAEVRPFDEAQAVAAARWFRERGITAIGVCFLHSYANPGHELRMREVLEREHPGAVVSISSDVLREYREYERSVTTLVDAAVKPTMRRYIANLAERLEKAGGSGLPFSVMKSNGGVLSAAEVVNQPITTVLSGPAAGALGAALIAATAGRPSVITLDGGGTSTDVAVVVDGEPSLTTEGSIGRYPCKIPMIDIVTVGAGGGSVAWISPEGTLKVGPRSAGADPGPLCYGKGGTEVTVTDAHVFLGRVPPHLLGGEIPLDADAARQGIEALAGKIGLTPERTAAGILEISAFNQSNAIRQITAKRGLDVRDFPMVAFGGSGPLLVCRLIDILGLPSVIVPPDPGNVSAFGLLTVDVKNDYVRTFVTRDLSLPAAAEIFGDLEGQAAEALDREGFAAGRHVYARSADLRYYGQAYEVRVPAPAGPLDEAWRAEVLDRFHEAHRRLYGYGYRDDPRHGVEWVNLRVSGIGPITRPVIGRRPYGVADPEPAAAREVFYDEWGPAPIHRRAALAAGTAIAGPAVIEEYGSTLPVHPGFTATVDAFGNLEVRREEW comes from the coding sequence ATGCGCAGCGTCCGTATCGGCGTCGACACCGGAGGCACGTTCACCGACGTGGTCTCGGTGGACGAACAGTCCGGTGAGATCACCACGACCAAAACTCCCTCCACCCCTGCCAATCCGGCCGACGGATTCATGGAGGGGGTACGGAAGGTCCTGCGGAGGGCGAGCGCGGAGACCGGCGCCGAATCGGGGATGGAGGCCGTGTCGGCCGTCGTCCACGGCACCACGGTCGCCACCAACCAGCTCCTTGAGGACCGCATCGCCGATCTGGGCTTCATCACCACCGAGGGCTTCGAGTTCATCCTGGAGATCGCCCGGCAGAGTGTCCCGGACGGCTACGGCAACTCCTACTTCTGGGTGAAACCGCCCCGCATCGTTCCGGTGCACCGGATCAAGACCGTCGGCGGGCGTCTGGACCACACCGGCGCCGAGGTCCGGCCGTTCGACGAGGCGCAGGCCGTGGCGGCGGCCAGGTGGTTCCGCGAGCGGGGGATCACCGCGATCGGGGTGTGCTTCCTCCACTCCTACGCCAACCCCGGCCATGAGCTGCGCATGCGCGAGGTCCTTGAGCGGGAGCACCCCGGCGCGGTCGTCTCGATCTCCAGCGACGTGTTGCGTGAGTACCGCGAGTACGAACGGTCGGTCACCACGCTGGTGGACGCCGCGGTCAAGCCGACCATGCGCCGCTACATCGCCAACCTGGCCGAACGGCTGGAGAAGGCGGGCGGGAGCGGCCTGCCGTTCTCCGTCATGAAGAGCAACGGCGGCGTGCTGTCCGCGGCCGAGGTCGTGAACCAGCCGATCACGACCGTGCTCTCCGGCCCGGCCGCGGGCGCGCTGGGAGCGGCGCTGATCGCCGCCACCGCCGGGCGCCCCTCGGTGATCACCCTGGACGGCGGCGGCACCTCCACCGACGTCGCGGTGGTCGTCGACGGGGAGCCCTCGCTGACCACCGAGGGCAGCATCGGCCGCTACCCCTGCAAGATCCCGATGATCGACATCGTCACCGTGGGGGCGGGAGGCGGATCCGTCGCGTGGATCTCGCCCGAGGGCACGCTGAAGGTGGGTCCCCGCTCGGCCGGGGCCGATCCGGGTCCGCTCTGCTACGGCAAGGGCGGCACCGAGGTCACCGTCACCGACGCGCACGTCTTCCTCGGCCGGGTTCCCCCGCACCTGCTCGGCGGGGAGATCCCGCTCGACGCGGACGCCGCCCGCCAGGGAATCGAGGCGCTGGCGGGCAAGATCGGGCTCACCCCCGAGCGGACCGCGGCCGGCATCCTGGAGATCAGCGCGTTCAACCAGTCGAACGCCATCCGCCAGATCACCGCCAAGCGCGGCCTGGACGTGCGCGACTTCCCCATGGTCGCCTTCGGGGGCTCGGGGCCGCTGCTGGTCTGCCGGTTGATCGACATCCTCGGGCTGCCGTCGGTGATCGTCCCGCCCGACCCGGGCAATGTGTCGGCGTTCGGGCTGTTGACGGTGGACGTCAAGAACGACTACGTGCGCACCTTCGTCACCCGCGACCTCTCCCTGCCCGCCGCCGCGGAGATCTTCGGCGACCTGGAGGGACAGGCGGCCGAGGCCCTCGACCGCGAGGGGTTCGCCGCCGGCAGGCACGTCTACGCCCGCAGCGCCGACCTGCGCTACTACGGCCAGGCCTACGAGGTCCGGGTGCCCGCCCCGGCGGGGCCGCTGGACGAGGCGTGGCGGGCCGAGGTGCTGGACCGCTTCCACGAGGCGCACCGGAGGCTCTACGGGTACGGCTACCGGGACGACCCCCGGCACGGCGTCGAGTGGGTCAACCTCCGGGTCTCGGGCATCGGACCGATCACCCGCCCGGTCATCGGGCGCAGGCCGTACGGCGTGGCGGACCCCGAACCGGCGGCGGCCCGCGAGGTCTTCTACGACGAATGGGGCCCGGCCCCGATCCACCGCCGCGCCGCCCTGGCCGCCGGGACGGCGATCGCCGGTCCCGCGGTCATCGAGGAGTACGGGTCCACGCTCCCGGTGCATCCCGGTTTCACGGCCACCGTGGACGCGTTCGGAAACCTGGAGGTGCGCCGTGAGGAGTGGTGA
- a CDS encoding thymidine kinase: MTELSALSAVPVGSRDGVLRFYFGPMDCGKSTLALQMNYNHGRQGRRGLVLTKHDRSGGPQVTSRIGLGSEAVEVVDDLDLVALVRAHERIDYVICDEACFYTVAQIEQLADLTDDFGIDVYAFGLASDFRSQMFPAAQRLFELADEISRLQVEVLCWCGRPGRLNARVVGGDLVRTGEQVVIGDTGADPIRYQVLCRRHYRSGDLGLSSWTPHPADVMSRATSDTASEVASGTSNGVTGEATSDAAKKVRGEAANGVAGEDPPAAPPAPHRRQTAQTPSSSQASPPAAAALTALAAGV; this comes from the coding sequence GTGACCGAATTGTCTGCGCTCTCCGCTGTTCCCGTCGGCTCCAGGGATGGAGTGCTGCGCTTCTACTTCGGCCCAATGGACTGCGGCAAGTCCACGTTGGCCCTTCAGATGAATTACAACCACGGCCGCCAGGGCAGGCGAGGGCTGGTGCTGACCAAGCACGACCGCTCCGGCGGTCCCCAGGTCACCAGCCGGATAGGGCTGGGCAGCGAGGCCGTCGAGGTCGTCGACGACCTGGACCTGGTGGCCCTGGTCCGCGCGCACGAGCGCATCGACTACGTGATCTGCGACGAGGCGTGCTTCTACACGGTCGCCCAGATCGAGCAGCTCGCCGACCTCACCGACGACTTCGGCATCGATGTCTACGCCTTCGGCCTGGCTTCGGACTTCCGCTCACAGATGTTCCCGGCCGCCCAACGCCTGTTCGAGCTGGCCGACGAGATCAGCCGCCTCCAGGTGGAGGTCCTGTGCTGGTGCGGGCGTCCGGGACGGCTGAACGCCCGGGTGGTCGGCGGCGACCTGGTGCGCACCGGCGAGCAGGTGGTCATCGGCGACACCGGCGCCGACCCGATCCGCTACCAGGTCCTCTGCCGTCGTCACTACCGCTCCGGCGACCTCGGCCTCTCCAGCTGGACCCCTCACCCCGCCGACGTCATGAGCCGGGCCACGAGCGACACCGCGAGCGAGGTGGCGAGCGGTACCTCGAACGGGGTGACGGGCGAGGCCACGAGCGACGCCGCGAAAAAGGTGAGGGGCGAGGCCGCGAACGGGGTGGCGGGCGAGGACCCGCCCGCCGCCCCACCGGCTCCGCACCGCCGTCAGACGGCGCAGACGCCCTCGTCGTCGCAGGCGTCCCCGCCGGCCGCCGCGGCCTTGACGGCCCTGGCCGCCGGGGTCTGA
- a CDS encoding DsbA family oxidoreductase, which yields MKVEIYSDVVCPWCYIGHARFARAVERYRAKGGEVEVEFRPFQLAPDTESNGELTLKWAAEKFGGAERAAQMFGRVTDVAAEDGLVLDFDHSIQANTFDAHRLIRLAGEQGKGQEALYALFQAHFTKGLDIGSREALATLATELGVRVDLEGQDGVAEVREELAQARALGVSSVPLFLFEGQFAVSGAQPEDTLLAALEEVAERTGQTPAARAVKAAAAGGDACDDEGVCAV from the coding sequence GTGAAGGTTGAAATTTACTCAGACGTGGTCTGTCCCTGGTGCTACATCGGCCACGCGCGCTTCGCCCGTGCCGTCGAGCGCTACCGGGCGAAGGGAGGCGAGGTGGAGGTCGAGTTCCGGCCGTTCCAGCTCGCCCCGGATACGGAGTCCAACGGGGAACTCACCCTCAAATGGGCTGCCGAGAAGTTCGGCGGGGCCGAGCGGGCCGCGCAGATGTTCGGCAGGGTGACCGACGTCGCCGCCGAAGACGGGCTGGTCCTGGACTTCGATCACTCGATCCAGGCCAACACCTTCGACGCGCACCGCCTCATCCGGCTCGCGGGCGAGCAGGGCAAGGGGCAGGAGGCGCTCTACGCGCTCTTCCAGGCCCACTTCACCAAGGGGCTCGACATCGGCTCGCGCGAGGCCCTCGCCACGCTGGCCACCGAGCTCGGCGTGCGGGTGGATCTCGAAGGGCAGGACGGCGTGGCGGAGGTGAGGGAGGAACTGGCCCAGGCTCGCGCCCTCGGCGTCAGCTCGGTGCCGCTGTTCTTGTTCGAGGGGCAGTTCGCCGTCTCCGGCGCCCAGCCCGAGGACACCCTGCTCGCCGCGCTCGAAGAGGTCGCCGAGCGTACCGGTCAGACCCCGGCGGCCAGGGCCGTCAAGGCCGCGGCGGCCGGCGGGGACGCCTGCGACGACGAGGGCGTCTGCGCCGTCTGA
- a CDS encoding GntR family transcriptional regulator has product MRPSASWDPSSTEPPGEIDRGSSLPYHEQIYRLLLDMIVSGRLVPGGKLMQEKEYAARLGVSLAPVRQAILALVKDGYLTRTRGRGTYVREAKVGTRIQLLSSFTATLKATGLPTAMRVLTAETIPAGDPAGEALRIPDGAELFRLRRVAFLAGEPVGLLTASLPVSLFPGLPGMDLSGSLYHLLEERYGTVMTFARNVIEVVRALPEQATHLQVPVGEALLRVQGVTHDQHGTPVEFSQVLYQADRFRFEIESHPQRGAGFPARAAGLPDDAPH; this is encoded by the coding sequence ATGAGACCGTCTGCGTCATGGGACCCGTCATCCACTGAACCACCAGGCGAAATCGATCGCGGGTCCTCACTCCCCTACCACGAGCAGATCTACCGGCTGCTGCTCGACATGATCGTGTCCGGACGTCTCGTTCCCGGCGGCAAACTCATGCAGGAGAAGGAGTACGCGGCCCGTCTGGGGGTCAGCCTCGCCCCCGTCAGGCAAGCGATCCTGGCGCTTGTCAAGGACGGCTACCTGACCAGGACCCGCGGTCGCGGGACATACGTCCGGGAGGCGAAGGTCGGCACCCGGATCCAGCTGCTGTCCAGCTTCACCGCCACGCTCAAGGCGACCGGGCTGCCCACCGCGATGCGCGTGCTGACGGCGGAGACGATCCCCGCCGGCGATCCGGCCGGCGAGGCCCTGCGGATTCCGGACGGCGCCGAGCTCTTCCGGCTGCGGCGGGTGGCGTTCCTGGCCGGCGAACCGGTGGGGCTGCTCACGGCGTCACTGCCGGTGTCGCTGTTCCCCGGACTGCCCGGCATGGATCTGAGCGGCTCCCTGTACCACCTGCTGGAGGAGCGGTACGGGACGGTGATGACCTTCGCCCGCAACGTCATCGAGGTGGTGCGGGCACTCCCCGAGCAGGCCACCCACCTCCAGGTCCCGGTGGGCGAGGCGCTCCTGCGCGTGCAGGGCGTCACCCATGACCAGCACGGCACCCCGGTGGAGTTCTCCCAGGTCCTCTACCAGGCCGACCGGTTCCGATTCGAGATCGAAAGTCACCCCCAGCGCGGAGCGGGCTTCCCGGCCCGCGCCGCCGGCCTTCCCGACGACGCCCCCCATTGA
- a CDS encoding hydantoinase B/oxoprolinase family protein has protein sequence MSTERPGKMADPVLVEIVEGTLASVEREVETAIARTARSPMIRDAHDFRAGIHDVRLRKLTGRSYSALVQPVVRDFPTEEMKPGDVFFHNDVYLSEGGIGHLPDLCVTVPVFHRGAVVAFVQAFGHHDDIGGSVPGSMPSHARSVFEEGLMVPPIKLWDEGVPNRAALTIMTRNSRMPDSLAGDLDAECSACLMGARRLGELFDRYGREAVEDCFDAIISKTTETFRRELLAKIPEGTHVWEDYAEHDGVDEPRLHTQRMTLIVDHTATPPLVIDFTGTSPQAKGPINHAGDYADGVFLKKWLAPILRNLADTPERMAELDVNEGVVPLIEMRFPEKGTLLTPIFPAPTNARTFVILRLLGVLAGVLAKATGGRMPADQETIRYTGVYGEDAGGTPYLMREVLGGGSGGRWYADGEDTIHVVPDSRNIPVEFAESRWPFRVERLGLARDSGGPGLYRGGLGYDKHLRMLRDASFMSIADRSILSCWGVNGGRAGRPFVVEIEGRVMEGLVDDSPVRAGEVVRVRTTGGGGWGSPLDRDPALVAADVRDGKVSAEGARDDYGVILCGPADDPSVDEEGTSRLRAESRARVPAEAPFFDRGPGFPSLSGGLPYAEVDRL, from the coding sequence ATGAGCACGGAGCGGCCGGGGAAGATGGCGGATCCGGTGCTGGTGGAGATCGTCGAGGGCACGCTGGCGTCGGTGGAGAGGGAGGTCGAGACCGCCATCGCGCGGACCGCCCGTTCGCCGATGATCCGCGACGCGCACGACTTCCGGGCGGGCATCCATGACGTACGGCTGCGCAAGCTGACCGGCAGGTCCTACTCGGCGCTGGTCCAGCCCGTCGTCAGGGACTTTCCCACCGAGGAGATGAAGCCCGGCGACGTGTTCTTCCACAACGACGTCTACCTGTCGGAGGGCGGGATCGGGCATCTGCCCGACCTGTGCGTCACGGTCCCTGTCTTCCACCGGGGGGCGGTGGTCGCCTTCGTGCAGGCGTTCGGCCATCACGACGACATCGGCGGGTCGGTGCCGGGTTCCATGCCGAGTCACGCGCGGAGCGTGTTCGAGGAGGGACTGATGGTCCCGCCGATCAAGCTGTGGGACGAGGGGGTGCCCAACCGGGCGGCGCTCACGATCATGACGCGTAACTCGCGGATGCCCGACTCGCTCGCCGGTGACCTGGACGCCGAGTGCTCGGCCTGCCTGATGGGCGCGCGGCGGCTGGGGGAGCTGTTCGACCGCTACGGGCGCGAGGCGGTGGAGGACTGCTTCGACGCGATCATCTCCAAGACCACCGAGACGTTCCGCAGGGAATTGCTGGCCAAGATTCCCGAGGGCACGCACGTGTGGGAGGACTACGCCGAGCACGACGGGGTGGACGAGCCCCGCCTGCACACCCAGCGGATGACCCTGATCGTCGACCACACCGCCACGCCTCCGCTCGTCATCGACTTCACCGGCACGTCGCCGCAGGCCAAGGGGCCGATCAACCACGCGGGCGACTACGCCGACGGGGTGTTCCTGAAGAAGTGGCTGGCGCCGATCCTGCGCAACCTGGCCGACACCCCCGAGCGGATGGCGGAGCTGGACGTCAACGAGGGAGTCGTCCCCCTCATCGAGATGAGGTTCCCGGAGAAGGGAACCCTGCTCACCCCGATCTTCCCGGCGCCCACGAACGCCCGGACGTTCGTGATCCTGCGCCTGCTGGGGGTGCTGGCCGGGGTGCTGGCCAAGGCGACCGGCGGCCGGATGCCCGCCGACCAGGAGACCATCCGCTACACGGGTGTCTACGGCGAGGACGCCGGCGGCACGCCGTACCTGATGAGAGAGGTCCTCGGCGGTGGCTCGGGCGGACGCTGGTACGCCGACGGGGAGGACACCATCCACGTCGTCCCCGACTCGCGCAACATCCCGGTCGAGTTCGCCGAGTCCCGCTGGCCGTTCCGGGTCGAGCGACTGGGCCTGGCGCGGGACTCCGGTGGCCCGGGTCTCTATCGGGGAGGTCTCGGCTACGACAAGCATCTGCGGATGCTCCGGGACGCCTCGTTCATGTCCATCGCCGACCGTTCGATCCTGTCCTGCTGGGGGGTGAACGGCGGCCGGGCAGGCCGGCCGTTCGTCGTGGAGATCGAGGGCCGGGTGATGGAGGGCCTGGTGGACGACTCGCCGGTCCGCGCGGGCGAGGTCGTCCGTGTGCGCACCACGGGCGGTGGCGGCTGGGGTTCGCCGCTGGACCGCGATCCGGCGCTGGTGGCCGCCGACGTCCGTGACGGCAAGGTCTCGGCCGAGGGGGCCCGTGACGACTACGGGGTGATCCTGTGCGGCCCCGCGGACGATCCGTCGGTCGACGAGGAGGGTACGAGCCGCCTCCGCGCCGAGTCGCGTGCCCGCGTCCCCGCCGAAGCCCCGTTCTTCGACCGGGGTCCCGGGTTCCCGTCGCTGTCGGGCGGCCTGCCGTACGCGGAGGTGGACCGCCTGTGA
- a CDS encoding APC family permease has protein sequence MATPIKLPASSSDRQAGVFVRNATGLIREVSFFDAFVMNTFGMNVAVGGVYLFLQAQTAFSGGNMLLAVVIGTLLMAFTLLRVYAEFSAAMPRSGGDYVFVSRTLHPIVGFLLSWSQGLWMIFFWIGFNAYFALTFAVPAALATLTSVTGQPVWLNMSNGLLGKHDLFGVTTQWWVLGLGTIITVGFGVLIAAGGQRYWRWQKFLFAIAGLSLLLSFALLLFKGGHISAGWNEFARGNHGLTFNQIIPAAEKAGYTGNSAPFSLADTVLMLPWVFFVVGYAQGSAQIGGEIKRASKTQYRAMVGGVLVNGLVLALITLVLTSHVSSQWLGSLGYLSNADPGALGLPAGLPPGFNFLAALLTHNVVLLLILGVGFVIWAVMGTPLSTMQATRYMLAWSLDRTVPQKLGEVSERFHTPVKAIALCAVTGEIALIALVNWSDASLLGALLAQILAFIVVALAGVVFPYRLPGVWESAGGKRVFGIPAVALAGAGGVLALGTLMVMFIANNTINSTFAVTRQLSLWFMFGVVVTGVVWYVAARLINRRRGVDLSLVFREIPPE, from the coding sequence GTGGCCACACCGATCAAACTACCGGCGTCCTCTTCCGACAGGCAGGCCGGCGTCTTCGTCCGCAACGCCACCGGACTCATCCGCGAGGTGTCGTTCTTCGACGCCTTCGTCATGAACACCTTTGGAATGAACGTCGCGGTCGGCGGCGTCTACCTGTTCCTCCAGGCGCAGACCGCGTTCTCGGGCGGCAACATGCTGCTCGCGGTGGTCATCGGCACGTTGCTGATGGCGTTCACGCTGCTCCGGGTGTATGCCGAGTTCTCCGCCGCCATGCCCCGTTCCGGCGGGGACTACGTCTTCGTCAGCCGGACCCTGCACCCGATCGTCGGCTTCCTGCTCTCGTGGAGCCAGGGCCTCTGGATGATCTTCTTCTGGATCGGGTTCAACGCCTACTTCGCGCTGACCTTCGCGGTCCCGGCGGCGCTGGCCACGCTGACCTCGGTCACCGGCCAGCCGGTCTGGCTGAACATGAGCAACGGCCTGCTCGGCAAGCACGACCTGTTCGGCGTCACCACCCAGTGGTGGGTCCTCGGGCTGGGCACGATCATCACCGTCGGCTTCGGCGTGCTCATCGCGGCGGGCGGGCAGCGGTACTGGCGGTGGCAGAAGTTCCTCTTCGCGATCGCCGGTCTCAGCCTGCTGCTCTCCTTCGCGCTCCTGCTCTTCAAGGGCGGGCACATCTCCGCCGGCTGGAACGAGTTCGCCCGCGGCAACCACGGGCTGACCTTCAACCAGATCATCCCGGCGGCGGAGAAGGCCGGCTACACCGGCAACAGCGCGCCGTTCAGCCTCGCCGACACCGTGCTGATGCTGCCGTGGGTGTTCTTCGTGGTCGGCTACGCGCAGGGCTCCGCGCAGATCGGCGGCGAGATCAAGCGCGCCTCCAAGACCCAGTACCGGGCGATGGTCGGCGGCGTGCTGGTCAACGGCCTCGTGCTCGCCCTGATCACGCTCGTGCTCACCAGCCACGTCAGCTCCCAGTGGCTGGGCAGCCTGGGGTACCTCTCCAACGCCGACCCCGGCGCCCTCGGACTTCCCGCGGGCCTGCCCCCCGGCTTCAACTTCCTGGCCGCGCTGCTGACGCACAACGTCGTCCTGCTGCTCATCCTCGGCGTCGGTTTTGTGATCTGGGCGGTGATGGGCACCCCGCTGTCGACGATGCAGGCCACCCGTTACATGCTCGCCTGGTCGCTGGACCGTACGGTGCCGCAGAAGCTGGGTGAGGTCAGCGAGCGGTTCCACACCCCGGTGAAGGCCATCGCGCTGTGCGCCGTCACCGGCGAGATCGCGCTCATCGCGCTGGTCAACTGGTCCGACGCCAGCCTGCTGGGCGCCCTGCTGGCCCAGATCCTGGCGTTCATCGTCGTGGCGCTGGCCGGCGTGGTGTTCCCGTACCGGCTGCCCGGCGTCTGGGAGTCGGCGGGCGGGAAGCGGGTGTTCGGCATCCCCGCCGTGGCGCTGGCCGGAGCGGGCGGCGTGCTCGCCCTCGGCACGCTGATGGTCATGTTCATAGCCAACAACACGATCAACTCGACGTTCGCGGTCACCCGGCAGCTCTCGCTGTGGTTCATGTTCGGCGTGGTCGTCACCGGGGTCGTCTGGTACGTCGCGGCCCGCCTGATCAACCGCAGGCGGGGCGTGGACCTCAGCCTGGTCTTCCGGGAGATCCCGCCGGAATGA